GGCTACGTCACCGAGGCCGACCGCGACGCGCTGACGTTCCCCGAGACGATCCCCTACGAGCGCAGCGACCGGCTCGCCGGCCCCAACGGGTACCTGCTCGAGTACGTGACGCAGGAGCTCACCGCCACGGGCTCGATCACCGAGGAGATGCTGCAGCGCCGCGGCCTGCGCATCACGACGACGATCCAGCGGCCGGTGCAGGACCAGGCCGTCGCGTCGGTCGAGAAGCTCCGCAGCGGCGGGCTCTCCGACGGCGAGAGGCCCGCCGACGCGCTCAAGGTCGGCATCGTGTCGGTGGACCCGACCACCGGCGCGATCGTCTCGATGTACGGCGGCCCGGACTTCCTGGCCGACCAGATCAACCGCGCCACCCGCGGCAAGGCCCAGGCCGGCTCCACGTTCAAGCCGTTCACGCTGATCGCGGCCCTGGAGAACGGCAAGGCGCTCACCGACACCTACCAGGGCTACTCGCCGCAGGAGTTCGACGGCTGGAAGGTCAACAACTTCGGCTTCCAGGACTTCGGCACGATCGACCTGGTCAAGGCCACGGAGCAGTCGGTGAACACCGTGTACGCCCAGCTCAACCTCGAGATCGGGCCGGAGAAGACCGCCGACGTCGCCGAGCGCGCCGGCGTCACCTCGCCCGTCAACGCGCTGCCGTCGAACGTGCTCGGCACCGACGACGTCAGCCCGCTCGACATGGCGTCCGCGTACGCGACCATCGCCTCGCAGGGCACCTACCACAAGCCCTACATGGTCGCGGAGGCCACCTACCCGGACGGCGACGTCGCGTACTCGGGCCAGACCCAGCCGACGCAGCCGTTCGACGCCGGCGTCATGGCCGACACCACCTACGCGATGACCCAGGTGGTCCAGGCCGGCTCGGGGTCGACGTACATCAAGCCGATCGGCCGCGACATCGCGGGCAAGACGGGCACCTCGAGCGACAACAAGTCGGCGTGGTTCGTCGGCTTCACGCCGCAGCTGTCCACCGCCGTGGCGCTCAGCCAGGTCGGGGAGAACGGCAAGGACGTCGCCGAGATCACGCCGTGGGGCGGCGTGACGCAGGTGACGGGGTCCACGTGGCCGGCCGCGCTGTGGGCCGACTACATGACGCCGGTGCTCCAGCTCGACAACTACTCGACGCCGACGCCGTTCCCCCCGCGGGCGAACGTCAACGCCGACCGCCTCCCCACCGCGCCGCCGACCACGGAGGCGCCGGTCGAGACGCAGGCACCCGAGCCGGAGCAGCCCTCGACTGTGCCGGTGCCCGACGGCCTCGTCGGCATGCTGTCCGGCGACGCGCAGGCCGCGATCGTGAACGCGGGTCTCGTGCCGGCGGTCAAGGAGGTGTTCGACGCGTCCCCGGTCGGCACCGTCCTCGCGGCGAGCCCGGGACCGGGCGCCCAGGTGGCGCCCGGGTCGACCGTGACGCTGCGCGTGTCGAAGGGGCCGAAGCCGCAGGAGCCGCCCGCGACGCAGGAGCCGCCGCCCGGCAACGACCCCGAGCCGAGCGAACCGCCTGCCGGCGACGCCGCGGGCGATCCCGCCGGCGGCTGACCACCCCCGGGGCCGTACCGCGCGGCCCTCGGGAACCGGTAGACTGGTGCGCTGCTGTGCCCACCCGGCGTCGCCGATCGACGCCGGTGCGGACGCAGCGACGCACGACACCCTCCTGCCACGGAACGACCGTGGCCGCCGAGACCAGAGGAGGTGGGTATGAGCCTGCGTCAGTACGAGATCATGATCATCCTCGACCCCGACATCGAGGAGCGCACGGTCGCTCCGTCCCTCGACAAGTACCTGTCGGTCGTCAAGACCGACGGTGGCTCCGTCGACAAGGTGGACATCTGGGGCCGTCGCCGCCTGGCGTACGACATCAAGAAGAAGTCCGAGGGCATCTACGCCGTCGTCGACTTCTCCTCGACGCCGGACACCGCCAAGGAGCTGGACCGCCAGCTCGGCCTCAACGAGGCCGTCCTCCGCACGAAGGTGCTCCGCCAGGACGCCTGAGAGCTGTCAGACCGCGCGCGTACCGTCCCCGAGCAGGGGCGGCACCGCCCGAGACGAGCATTCGACGAGAACGAGGAGCTGGCATGGCTGGTGACACCACCATCACGGTGATCGGGAACCTGACCGCCGACCCCGAGCTGCGGTTCACCCCGTCCGGGGCCGCGGTCGCGAACTTCACCGTGGCGTCCACGCCGCGCACGTTCGACCGCCAGAGCAACGAGTGGAAGGACGGCGACACGCTGTTCCTCCGCTGCTCGATCTGGCGGGAGGCGGCGGAGAACGTCGCCGAGTCGCTCACCAAGGGCACCCGCGTCATCGTCAGCGGCCGGCTGGTCCAGCGGTCGTACGAGACCCGCGAGGGCGAGAAGCGCACGGTCTACGAGCTGCAGGTCGACGAGGTCGGCCCGTCGCTCCGCTACGCCTCGGCCAAGGTCACCCGGACCCAGCGGTCCGGCGGTGGCGGCGGCTTCAGCGGCGGCGGTGGCGGCGGTGGCGGCTTCAACCAGGGCGGCGGCTTCAACGGCGGCGGCCAGGCCGCGCAGGACGACCCGTGGGCCACGCCCGCGGGCGGCGGCGCGGGCGGCTACTCCGACGAGCCCCCGTTCTGATCGACCTCTGAGGCACCGGCGGGCCCACGCCCGTCCGTGCCCGCACAGCACACCCCATCCCGGGGCATGGCAACGCCCCGGGCTCCAGACGTAGAAGAGGAGCACCACGATGGCCAAGGCCGTTGTCCGGAAGCCCAAGAAGAAGCAGAACCCGCTCAAGGCGGCGAAGATCGAG
This is a stretch of genomic DNA from Cellulomonas sp. ES6. It encodes these proteins:
- a CDS encoding transglycosylase domain-containing protein; the encoded protein is MAGSTRRSSTAPARTSPRGGASRTAATGTARGGGRRRIIDYPRRGYRGLHRWLPSWRFVVGSILALVFLCLGLAVAAYALTDVPAPDDFAEEQASTVYYSDGTELGTYQGPNRNLVDYEDLPEYIGQAVVSAEDKTFFENQGIDLRGMARALINNVTGGETQGASTLTQQYVERYYVGQTTTDYLGKAKEALLAIKIAQTETKEQILGRYLNTIYFGRNAYGIDAAAQVYFGKPAAELDLSQSAMLAGLIPSPNNWDPAVSPEKAEQRWNYVLDGMERDGYVTEADRDALTFPETIPYERSDRLAGPNGYLLEYVTQELTATGSITEEMLQRRGLRITTTIQRPVQDQAVASVEKLRSGGLSDGERPADALKVGIVSVDPTTGAIVSMYGGPDFLADQINRATRGKAQAGSTFKPFTLIAALENGKALTDTYQGYSPQEFDGWKVNNFGFQDFGTIDLVKATEQSVNTVYAQLNLEIGPEKTADVAERAGVTSPVNALPSNVLGTDDVSPLDMASAYATIASQGTYHKPYMVAEATYPDGDVAYSGQTQPTQPFDAGVMADTTYAMTQVVQAGSGSTYIKPIGRDIAGKTGTSSDNKSAWFVGFTPQLSTAVALSQVGENGKDVAEITPWGGVTQVTGSTWPAALWADYMTPVLQLDNYSTPTPFPPRANVNADRLPTAPPTTEAPVETQAPEPEQPSTVPVPDGLVGMLSGDAQAAIVNAGLVPAVKEVFDASPVGTVLAASPGPGAQVAPGSTVTLRVSKGPKPQEPPATQEPPPGNDPEPSEPPAGDAAGDPAGG
- the rpsF gene encoding 30S ribosomal protein S6 codes for the protein MSLRQYEIMIILDPDIEERTVAPSLDKYLSVVKTDGGSVDKVDIWGRRRLAYDIKKKSEGIYAVVDFSSTPDTAKELDRQLGLNEAVLRTKVLRQDA
- a CDS encoding single-stranded DNA-binding protein encodes the protein MAGDTTITVIGNLTADPELRFTPSGAAVANFTVASTPRTFDRQSNEWKDGDTLFLRCSIWREAAENVAESLTKGTRVIVSGRLVQRSYETREGEKRTVYELQVDEVGPSLRYASAKVTRTQRSGGGGGFSGGGGGGGGFNQGGGFNGGGQAAQDDPWATPAGGGAGGYSDEPPF